The Cognaticolwellia beringensis genome segment TATTTAATGCTAGCTTATTTGCCGTGCTACTTATCTATATAAAAGAGGATGCAGCAGAAGCGCGGAAACTTATTTATGGACTGGTTTTTGCCAATTTAACCTTAACGATATTTCTCTTAATGGTTGGACTTCATTTAGAGGGTATACCTGCTGAGCAATTATCATTTGTGCCAGAGCAAGTGTTGAGCTTTACGCCTAGGGTGTTAATTGTCGGCACACTTACATTAGCTATCGATATTTTGTTAATAATTATCCTTTATGAGTTCTTTTCAAAATATCTTAATAAAGTTTTTTTAAAAATTTACAGTGCAATGGCGGTGGTATTAATTATTGATACTTTAATTTTTACTGTTGGCTCAGGTATCATTTCAGCACAATCAGATTATATCGGGTTACTGGTATCATCAGTGGTCGGTAAGTTGCTTTTAGCCGTAGTTTATTCTTCGATATTGGCACTTTATATTAAGTTTCATCAAGATAAAGAATTGATCAGTACAAATGAAAGTACTGATATAAAAGATATTTTCACATTTCTTACTTACCGACAAAAATACGAAAAACTACGAAAAGAAATCTATCGAGATTCACTTACAGGACTATATAACCGTGGTTTTCTAAATGAAAACCTACCTAGAGAGCTTGATAGAGCGGTACGTAACGATGACTCTATTGCTTTTCTAATGATAGATATTGATAATTTCAAGCACATTAATGATACTTTCGGGCATCAAGAAGGTGACAGGATACTTGCTTTTTTGGCTATGGTTATTCATAAGTCAATTCGAAAAATGGATTTAGCGTGTCGATATGGCGGTGAAGAGTTCTCG includes the following:
- a CDS encoding GGDEF domain-containing protein is translated as MQLTYMLTEALFVGMVIVFLFSMRQKFGIALLYITLGTFQYLQTVLATFLYFEIFPGVFVSPGSAVLFNASLFAVLLIYIKEDAAEARKLIYGLVFANLTLTIFLLMVGLHLEGIPAEQLSFVPEQVLSFTPRVLIVGTLTLAIDILLIIILYEFFSKYLNKVFLKIYSAMAVVLIIDTLIFTVGSGIISAQSDYIGLLVSSVVGKLLLAVVYSSILALYIKFHQDKELISTNESTDIKDIFTFLTYRQKYEKLRKEIYRDSLTGLYNRGFLNENLPRELDRAVRNDDSIAFLMIDIDNFKHINDTFGHQEGDRILAFLAMVIHKSIRKMDLACRYGGEEFSLILPKTDKISAIQLAERLRDNLTILSASHKPAIAREITLTIGIAMAPKEAITPDELVSIADKRLYLGKKSGRNCIISNG